Within Sorangiineae bacterium MSr11367, the genomic segment ACGAACAAAAGTTCGAATAACGAACTCGCCGCCCAGCGCGACGGAGCTTCCGGTCGAGTGACGAATTCGGGCTCGCGGGTGAATGCGTTGGAGGAGGGAGACCATGCGCGTGCGACACTGTGCGAATTCAGCACTTGCCATTGGACTGGTTTGCATGCTGAATGCGTCCGCGCTTCGTGCTGCGCCGCCGGAGGCGGTGCCCGGCGGGAGGCTGGGGCGGCCGGGCACGCCACAAATGATTCGCTGGACCGAAGATTGGACGGCGCCGCCGTCCGAGGATGCATCCCTGTTGGATCGCATTCGGCATATCCCAATTCATGGCGACAGCACCTATCTCTCCATCGGTGGAGAGGCGCGGTATTATTATACCCATAACACGCACACGGAGCTGGGAACGCTCGAGAACGACGGGAACTACGGTCTCGCAGAGCGGTTTCGCCTGATTGCAGATTTGCACGTGGGTCCCGCCTTCCGTATTTTCACGGAGGTGGGGACCGATCAGGAATACGGCGAAAAAATCCTGACGCCGCCCAATGAGAGCGGCCCCGACCTGCGGCAGGCTTTTCTCGACGGCCGCGTGCCCCTGGACGGAGCGGGCAGCCTGACGATTCGTCTCGGGCGATTCGAAATGCCATTAGGTAGTGGCAAGTTGGTGAGCATACGTGATCTCAACGTGCGCCGGCTCTTCAATGGTGTCCGCGCGACATATACGCTGCCGGGCATCTTGCGCGTCGACGGATTCGACGTGCGGCCCGTGTTGTTGCTGGACCAGCCCTTCGACGATGGTTCGGTCGCCGGACAAAGCTTCAGAGGGATTTACGCCACCGTTTTCCTGAAGGCTTTGAAGCTGCCATTGTCGTTCGACAGCTACATTTATCGCTTCGAACGCGACCAGGCGCGCATGCACGGTGTGGCCGGCGCCGACAAGCGAAATACCTATGGCGTGCGGCTGTACGGCCAAAGCCACGGGCTGGATTACGATCTGGAGCTGGTCGGCCAGAGCGGAACCTTTGCCGACATGGGGATACGGGCCTGGGCGGTGCTGTCCGAAGGTGGATACACGTTGGACGAAATCCCATCGACGCCGCGGGTCTTCATTCGCGCAAACGCGTTCAGCGGGGATCGTTCCGCGAGCGATCGGATGGTCAACACGTTCGTCGCCGTGAGCCCGAAAGCGCCGCTGTTCACCGGAGCCGACGTGGGGTGGTTCACGTTCTCGAACGTCGTCGATGCGTTTCCCGGGTTGACCTCGAATCCGATCCCGCAAGTGGAGCTTACCCTCGGTCCGCAGTTTTTCTGGCGTCAGACCAGCAACGACGGCCTTTACACCATGGGCGGCTTTCCGCTCGCGCTCCATCCCAGCTCGAGCCGCTTCCTCGGAACCTCGTTCAACCTCGAGGCGGATTGGAGGGTGAACCGGTATTTGCTGCTGCAGCTATTTGCGACGTACCTCGCCCTGAGCGACGCCGCGCGCTCCGCAGGCGGAATGAGTGCCAGCTTCGTCGGGTTCCTGGTCCAGTTTCGCTTTTGAGCTAGGTGCACGCGTCTCGAGGCGCGTCCGCCATGTTCCCTGCTAATTGGCGCCAAGCACCGCAAAAGCCGGGTCGACGAAGACGTGGTGCGGCCAGTTCACTCCGATGCAGTGGACCTCGTACTCGCCGCCGCTCAGGAGCACGACACGGTTGGCGACGATGCCTGGGTATGCGTCGAGCGCAGCCTCCGCCGCCTGATCGGCGATATCGCCACTGACGATCGTCCCCTCGCCCTCGGTGTAGTTCGGAATCTGACCATCCTGCTTGGCCGCAGATTGCGAGCCTCGCTCGAAGGGAATCACCCCTGCCTCCACGGAATCTTGGGTCTCGTCGCCGACATCCGGTCGCACGGTGATGTGCGAGGCCGTAATGGCTGTCGTGTCCACAATCCCGGCTACGAGCACGTTGACACCGAGGACGATGGCACTCGCGGTGGTGTCGCCCGTATCGTTCTCGTAGGTCGTCGCGGACGTCGTATTGACGGTGACCTTCTGCCCAGCCCCCGTCGTGAAGGTAAAGCTCGGCATGGCCAGGCTATCGACGACACCGGAGGCTCCACCTTGGGACGGAGCCGACCGAGCGTTGGAGTCCCCAGCATCGATGTCGGCCGAAGGCGCCCCGTCGGCTTGGGTCGACGCATCGGGTTGGGACGTGTCGGTCGTCGAGGACGATGACGAAGAGCACCCAATCGAAAGTGCAGTCACGGCCGCAACCAAGCTCAGGGCCACCGTCCACGGGCTTTTCATGTTCATATCCATCGTTCTCCTCGGGCAACTAGGCAAAGAGTATCGGGGTGAGGAGACTGTGACGGATCCACCCCCCGTTGTCGCCAAAGGGCGTCGTAAAGAAAAGTAAGGAGAGATGTCCTATCGTTATCTCCGGGGAGGAGATTTTGGAGGACTTGCGGATCACGTAGGTGCGCCGTGAGCTCTCTCGACCGCTGTGGCGTACGGTCAAACCTTGGTCAAGGCAAGCTCGGTTTGACTGCCCGCGAGTGGGGTGCGATCGCGCGCGATGCGGATCTTCGGGCCGTGCGTCTTCCACCATGACCGTGCATCATCCGCGGTCCAGGGCGCAACATCGAAGGTGGCGAGGGCTTCGGACAACGCGATCGCGCTCTGCGGGCGCTCCGCAGGATCTTTTGCCAGGCATCGTAGGAGCAGTGCCTCGAGCCCGGCGTGGAGGGGAGCATTCAGCCGGATCGACGGCGGCACCACGGGGCTATGCAGGTGATGGCTGCACACTTCGAAGATGGTTTTTCCCTCGAACGGCGGGTGGCCGATGAGCATGCAGTAGGCGACGACGCCCAGCGCGTAGATGTCGGTGCGTGCATCGGCCGCGTTGGCGTCTTTGATGACTTCGGGCGCCAGATACATGGGGGTGCCCATGAGTTTGCCCTCGAAGGTGGCCCCAACGTCCTCACGGTTTCCGAGGTCGCGCACCAAGCCGAAGTCCAAAATGGTGGCGACGTCGGGCGTTCCGCCGCGTTCGCTCAAGATGATATTTGCCGGCTTGATATCGCGATGGATCAGCCCTCGCCCGTGCGCCTCGGAGAGCGCGCCGGTTATCATACGAAGAACGTGAACGACACGCCTTGGGGGCTGCGCCCCCGTGGCTTCGACGATCGCTTGTACGCTGGCTCCGTCGAGAAACTCCATGGCGTAGTAGAAAATACCGTCCGGCGTGCGGCCATAGTCGTAGACCGTAATGGTGTTCGGGTGCGTCAGCTCGGCGGTCAATTGTACTTCACGTTCGAAGCGCTTGACCGCTTCGTCGCCGACACGGTCGGGTTGAAGCAGCTTGATGGCCGTTGGGCGGCGCAGCATGGCGTGATGCGCGCGGTAGACGACCCCCATGCCCCCTTCGCCGATCTTCTCTTCCAGCGTGTATTGCCCAAGTTTTCGCGCCTTCTGGATCTCCCGATGGAGCCCGTGAATGATCGCGGAGAGCACGGCGCACATGGCGACCGCAAGAGTCCACGTCGACGTCGTGAAGATGACGATGACGAT encodes:
- a CDS encoding alginate export family protein — protein: MLNASALRAAPPEAVPGGRLGRPGTPQMIRWTEDWTAPPSEDASLLDRIRHIPIHGDSTYLSIGGEARYYYTHNTHTELGTLENDGNYGLAERFRLIADLHVGPAFRIFTEVGTDQEYGEKILTPPNESGPDLRQAFLDGRVPLDGAGSLTIRLGRFEMPLGSGKLVSIRDLNVRRLFNGVRATYTLPGILRVDGFDVRPVLLLDQPFDDGSVAGQSFRGIYATVFLKALKLPLSFDSYIYRFERDQARMHGVAGADKRNTYGVRLYGQSHGLDYDLELVGQSGTFADMGIRAWAVLSEGGYTLDEIPSTPRVFIRANAFSGDRSASDRMVNTFVAVSPKAPLFTGADVGWFTFSNVVDAFPGLTSNPIPQVELTLGPQFFWRQTSNDGLYTMGGFPLALHPSSSRFLGTSFNLEADWRVNRYLLLQLFATYLALSDAARSAGGMSASFVGFLVQFRF
- a CDS encoding serine/threonine protein kinase yields the protein MTSSLPSMELSPRVALFSAVWAGVAALGVALHAATTLLLGGAADLRAAPFVLQVLSAVIPIVMWALCRVPRSTAFCRAVEALGLVAGTVAIAFMCHLLAHQRISSIPGTSPEVSALLVSNAYEILSLIAVFSSSLIFTARSALVPSRMSHTIVLGLAIGITTILVLVLAYDGRPSEGDYTRIVIVIFTTSTWTLAVAMCAVLSAIIHGLHREIQKARKLGQYTLEEKIGEGGMGVVYRAHHAMLRRPTAIKLLQPDRVGDEAVKRFEREVQLTAELTHPNTITVYDYGRTPDGIFYYAMEFLDGASVQAIVEATGAQPPRRVVHVLRMITGALSEAHGRGLIHRDIKPANIILSERGGTPDVATILDFGLVRDLGNREDVGATFEGKLMGTPMYLAPEVIKDANAADARTDIYALGVVAYCMLIGHPPFEGKTIFEVCSHHLHSPVVPPSIRLNAPLHAGLEALLLRCLAKDPAERPQSAIALSEALATFDVAPWTADDARSWWKTHGPKIRIARDRTPLAGSQTELALTKV